One Deltaproteobacteria bacterium genomic window, CATGCCGCCATCCGTACCTCTGGGCCACATATCCCCCCAGGGCCACCCCGATGGCGCCCCCCAGGGGGATGGCTGCGTTCCAAATGCCCAGCATCCGGGCACGCCGGTTTTCGGGGAATAATGCTGAAATCAGGGCCGATCCGCCCGGAGCATACCCAGCCTCTCCCAGGCCGATGACCGATCGCGTCATGAAAAGCTGGGAGAAGTTGCGGGTAAAGGCGCAGGCGATGGTTCCCAGGCTCCAGATGACGGACATCAATCCGATGCTCTTTACGCGGCTCCAGCGATCCACCAGTATGGAAAGGGGGAGCGTAAAGATCAGAATGGACCAGTACACCGCAGAGATCAGGAGCCCCAGTTGGGCGTCGGAAACCCCCCAGTCCTCCTGGATATAGGGGAAGAGGCTGACCACCACCAATCGATCGATATAATCGAACATATAGAGCAGAAAGAGGAGGACAAAAATGAAATAGGCCGAACGAGAGGACATTCTGTCCGAATCGGTCGAGGTCATGATATTCACACTCCCTTTCTGCTGCGGCCGGCGGTTTTCAATCGGGCCTCCGGGCGTGATCTCCCATACCCGAGGGGATAAAGGGATGTCCGCTGCGGCGTTTCAGGTTAAAGCCCCAAAGGATATTGGCCATATTCATGCACCGCCTGGAACATGGCCCGGCAGTTTTCCGGCTTGACACCGGGGTGGAGCGAATTGGAGGAACAGATGATCAGACCGCCCCCCTGCCCGGCATCCCGAATGGCCTGGCGGACCGCGGCACGGACCTCATCCGGGCGCCCTTCCGTCAGCAATTCAATGCAATCGATGTTGCCCAACAGGCAGAGGCGGTCCCCACAATAGTCCTTGACCTGTTTGAGATCCATACCGGCCTGAGGTTCCAGGGGATTCAGCCCGTCATATCCGGTGTCGAGCAGAATATCCAACAGGGGCCAGAGATTGCCGTCGCTGTGCCGGATGACCTTCAGCCCTTTTTCATGGGCCGTTTCCACCAGACGCCGGTTGTAGGGATTGATAAATTCCTTGAACTGGTCCGGGGAAATGAGGGGGAAGTTCTTGTCGGCGATATCGTCTTCAATAATCAACACATCCAGACCGGCCTCCACCAGTAGATCCAGCATCTGGACATTGTAATCGAACGTCATCCGGGCGATCCCATGCACGAAGTCCGGATCGTCGAACATCTTCAGCATCAGATTCTCCATGCCGCAAAGCCGCCAACTCAGGACAAACGTGCCCCGCATCATCCAGAAAACCGCCTTCCGGTCCTGAAAACGGGTCTTGGCCGCCAGAAGGAGGAGCAGGTTTTCCTTCTGTGGGACCGGGGGCCGGTAACCCTTGAGGTCTCCCCTTTCGGGCAGGGGATGGTGCCTGGCCACGGGCAGACCAAAGCGGTTCAGCTGATACTCCACCCCCCATCCGTCGCGGACCGCTTCAGGCCCGATCCGCTGTTCATGGCCAAACTCCAGCGCGGTAAACCCATCCACCCCGTAGTGTTCGTGAACCATAAACAGGGCTTCGAGCATCTTGAATTTTTCCCCGTCTGTCATGTCGTAAAAGGTCTTTTCCGGGTCCGGCAGATCCGGGATCAGGTCGCGGGTCAGGAGGATGATCGGCTTTTCATTGATGGCATGGATATACAATGGGACCCGGTCGGGTTCCCGGTGACTCAGGGCCGTCAATATCCGTTCTTTGCCGTTCACCGGGCACCTCCCATCAGTTCCAGGGCCTTGACAGCGCCCAGGGCCGCGTCCTGGCCATAGGCGTCGGCCCCCACGTCGTCGGCCAGTTTTTGAGTCACCATGCCGCCGCCGACCATGACCTTGACCCGGTCCCGCAGGCCGGCCTTATCCAGGGCCACGATCGTATCCCGGAGGAACGGGGCTGTCGTGGACAAGAGGCAACTGAGGCCGACGATATCCACGCTTTCATCCACGGTCTTTACAAAGGTCTCCGGAGAAACATCCATTCCCAAATCCAATACCTCAAAGCCCTTGCCGTCCAGCATCATTCGAACCAGGTTCTTGCCGATATCGTGCAGATCGCCCTTGACCGTGCCGATCACCACCTTCCCCACCGGTTTGGCCCCGGTTTCGGCCAGTAGGGGCCGCAATATTTCCAAGGCCCCTT contains:
- a CDS encoding corrinoid protein, whose product is MDVLSQLVEQICLGQQDRVRELVQEAIEQDVAVTRILTQGLIPGMDIVGEKFQTGEYFIPNMLLAARAMKGALEILRPLLAETGAKPVGKVVIGTVKGDLHDIGKNLVRMMLDGKGFEVLDLGMDVSPETFVKTVDESVDIVGLSCLLSTTAPFLRDTIVALDKAGLRDRVKVMVGGGMVTQKLADDVGADAYGQDAALGAVKALELMGGAR